A genomic region of Miscanthus floridulus cultivar M001 chromosome 3, ASM1932011v1, whole genome shotgun sequence contains the following coding sequences:
- the LOC136544186 gene encoding protein NRT1/ PTR FAMILY 2.10-like has product MQGMIILTLTASMLSFASPRDQQLVHRGGRGRDQRQQCAGTTEGQFAVLALSFLFIVVGTGGIRPCSLPFGVDQFNPRTESGRRGINSFFNWYYFTLTIAVVGSSMGIIYVQSNVSWCIGFAIPAALMFASCVLFFAGAGLYVRVRPEGIPLASVFRVVVAAVCKRRAPAPKDPAASLFRTRHASSLVTRLPYTDQFRFLDKATVVVEYDSEVDNASGGRPRDQWLLCSLQQVEEAKCVLRIMLVWATCIIYYVAFV; this is encoded by the coding sequence ATGCAGGGCATGATCATCCTGACGCTGACGGCCAGCATGCTGTCGTTCGCGTCGCCGCGGGATCAACAGCTTGTTCATCGTGGTGGGCGCGGGCGGGATCAACGGCAGCAGTGCGCGGGCACGACGGAGGGACAGTTCGCGGTGCTGGCACTGTCGTTCTTGTTCATCGTGGTGGGCACGGGCGGCATCCGGCCATGCAGCCTGCCGTTCGGCGTCGACCAGTTCAACCCGCGCACGGAGTCCGGCCGCCGCGGGATCAACAGCTTCTTCAACTGGTACTACTTCACCCTAACCATCGCCGTCGTGGGCTCGTCGATGGGGATCATCTACGTGCAGAGCAACGTGAGCTGGTGCATTGGGTTCGCCATCCCCGCCGCACTCATGTTCGCCTCCTGCGTGCTCTTCTTCGCCGGCGCGGGGCTCTATGTCCGCGTGCGCCCCGAGGGGATCCCCTTGGCCAGCGTTTTCCGCGTCGTCGTCGCAGCGGTCTGTAAGCGGCGCGCCCCGGCGCCCAAGGACCCCGCAGCGTCCCTCTTCAGGACGCGCCACGCGAGCTCGCTCGTGACGAGGCTCCCCTACACCGACCAGTTCAGGTTCCTCGACAAGGCCACCGTGGTGGTGGAGTACGATAGCGAGGTCGACAACGCCAGCGGCGGCCGCCCTAGGGACCAGTGGCTGCTGTGCAGCCTGCAGCAGGTGGAGGAGGCCAAGTGCGTCCTCCGCATCATGCTGGTGTGGGCCACCTGCATCATCTACTACGTGGCGTtcgtgtaa